A single genomic interval of Pseudomonas sp. FeN3W harbors:
- a CDS encoding histone acetyltransferase HPA2, with the protein MSDSAPDESSDQAELPAIDFHSPGRFAVHNPQADLPEPLAWQAAAFELGQNTELQRFSEPNEVRRHALAMLQQATRSLCIYSTDLEPWLYHHSSVQQACTRLLLAHPRNRLRILISDPTRAIKEGHRLLQLARRLTSNVHIRKLNPDYPEQSGAYLIADDCGLLQRPKADQYAGYALYHDLAQVRVRQAEFDKAWEHGLADTNLRSFLL; encoded by the coding sequence ATGAGCGACAGCGCCCCTGACGAAAGCAGCGATCAGGCCGAACTCCCGGCCATAGACTTTCACTCTCCGGGGCGTTTTGCCGTTCATAACCCCCAAGCGGACCTCCCCGAGCCTCTCGCTTGGCAAGCAGCCGCCTTCGAGCTTGGACAGAACACCGAGCTGCAGCGCTTCAGCGAACCCAACGAGGTTCGCCGGCATGCGTTGGCCATGCTGCAGCAGGCGACTCGCTCTCTGTGCATCTACAGCACGGATCTGGAGCCCTGGCTTTATCACCACAGCAGCGTTCAGCAGGCTTGCACTCGCCTACTGCTGGCCCATCCGCGCAACCGCCTGCGTATCTTGATCAGCGACCCGACACGAGCGATCAAGGAAGGTCACCGTCTTCTGCAGCTTGCTCGGCGATTGACCAGCAATGTACATATCCGCAAGCTGAACCCCGATTATCCCGAACAGAGCGGCGCCTATCTGATCGCCGATGATTGTGGTCTGCTGCAACGCCCCAAGGCGGACCAATACGCCGGCTACGCCCTGTACCACGACCTTGCCCAGGTGCGCGTGCGCCAAGCGGAGTTCGACAAGGCCTGGGAACATGGACTAGCGGATACAAACCTGCGGAGTTTTCTGCTATGA
- a CDS encoding GNAT family N-acetyltransferase: protein MNSVQVRIADWQHDNAELRRIREAVFIAEQAVPPEQEWDADDNEAVHFLALEGDYPIGTARLLADGQIGRVAVLRDWRGMNVGDALMRAVLAEAERRGLTEQTLTAQVHATAFYERLGFEVVSDEFLEAGIPHVDMLRRSH from the coding sequence ATGAATAGCGTTCAGGTACGGATCGCCGACTGGCAGCACGACAACGCCGAACTGCGGCGTATTCGGGAAGCCGTGTTCATTGCCGAGCAGGCCGTTCCGCCCGAGCAGGAATGGGATGCCGACGATAACGAAGCCGTGCATTTTCTCGCCCTTGAGGGCGACTACCCGATCGGTACCGCACGCTTGCTGGCCGACGGGCAGATTGGCCGGGTTGCAGTGCTGCGCGACTGGCGCGGCATGAACGTGGGCGATGCCCTGATGCGCGCAGTCCTTGCAGAGGCGGAGCGCCGAGGCCTGACGGAGCAGACGCTGACGGCGCAGGTTCACGCTACCGCCTTCTATGAGCGGCTTGGTTTTGAAGTGGTCAGCGATGAGTTTCTCGAAGCCGGAATCCCCCACGTCGACATGCTCCGCCGGAGCCACTGA
- a CDS encoding cupin domain-containing protein has product MTSDIPLQILGGISAREFLRDYWQKKPLLIRQAIPDFQSPISPDELAGLSLEEEVESRLIIEHGESPWELRRGPFAEDTYQQLPERDWTLLVQAVDQLVPEVADLIEHFRFLPNWRIDDVMISYAAPGGGVGPHFDNYDVFLLQAHGQRRWRIGQMCDSESPMLTHGDLRILAQFEGTDEWVLEPGDMLYLPPRLAHFGTAEDACMTYSVGFRAPSAAEVLTHFTDFLAQFLPDEDRYSDADLQPSDDPYQIQSDALDRLKALLAEHMSDERLLLTWFGQFMTEPRYPERVEGPELDEIDLRSAIEDGALLVRNPAARLAWSEVDIGLLLFASGQSRLLPSKLRELLKLVCSADALHADNIGEWLSDDDGRGLLCELVKRGSLEFADE; this is encoded by the coding sequence TGCTCATTCGCCAGGCCATTCCAGACTTTCAGAGCCCCATCTCGCCGGACGAACTGGCTGGCCTTTCGCTGGAAGAGGAAGTCGAATCCCGCCTGATCATCGAGCACGGCGAAAGCCCTTGGGAGCTACGTCGCGGTCCCTTTGCCGAAGACACCTACCAGCAGCTGCCCGAGCGTGACTGGACCCTGCTGGTCCAGGCTGTCGACCAACTGGTACCGGAAGTCGCCGATCTGATCGAGCACTTCCGCTTCCTCCCCAACTGGCGCATCGACGATGTGATGATCAGCTATGCCGCACCGGGCGGCGGTGTCGGCCCGCATTTCGACAACTACGACGTATTCCTGCTGCAGGCACATGGTCAGCGCCGCTGGCGCATCGGGCAAATGTGCGACAGCGAAAGCCCGATGCTGACCCACGGCGATCTACGCATCCTGGCCCAGTTCGAAGGCACCGATGAATGGGTGCTGGAACCCGGTGACATGCTTTACCTGCCGCCTCGCCTGGCCCACTTCGGCACCGCCGAGGATGCCTGCATGACCTACTCGGTCGGTTTCCGTGCCCCTAGCGCAGCCGAGGTACTGACCCACTTCACCGACTTCCTGGCGCAGTTCCTGCCGGACGAGGATCGCTACAGCGACGCCGATCTGCAACCGAGCGACGATCCTTACCAGATTCAGAGCGACGCACTGGACCGATTGAAAGCGCTGCTTGCCGAGCACATGAGCGACGAGCGCCTGTTGCTCACCTGGTTCGGCCAGTTCATGACCGAGCCCCGCTACCCGGAACGAGTGGAGGGGCCCGAGCTTGACGAGATCGATCTGCGCTCGGCAATCGAAGATGGCGCCCTGCTGGTCCGCAACCCGGCGGCACGCCTGGCCTGGAGCGAAGTTGACATCGGCCTGCTACTGTTCGCCAGTGGCCAGAGCCGGCTACTTCCCTCTAAGCTGCGCGAGCTGTTGAAACTGGTCTGCTCGGCTGACGCATTGCACGCCGATAACATCGGCGAGTGGCTGAGCGACGACGATGGCCGGGGGCTTTTGTGCGAGCTGGTCAAACGAGGAAGTCTGGAGTTTGCTGATGAATAG